In bacterium 336/3, the following proteins share a genomic window:
- a CDS encoding peptidase dimerization domain protein: protein MKSYIEENQDRFIAELIEWLKIPSVSTDASKKQDVQHAAEFVKNKLLEAGVDKAEVCPTAGHPIVYAEKIVNPALPTVLVYGHYDVQPADPYELWNSPPFEPVIKKTELHPQGAIFARGSCDDKGQVYMHVKALEMMNKMNNIPCNLKFMIEGEEECGSDNLEPFVKANKERLKADVILISDTGIIANDIPSVETGLRGLCYLEVEVTGPNRDLHSGVYGGAVANPINTLCQMIASLKDEKGRITIPEFYDKVVVLSAEERAEMAKTPFSLEEYKKDLNIDDVFGEDGFSTIERTSVRPTLDVNGIWGGYTQPGAKTVLPSKAYAKISMRLVPNQHPDEINALFEKHFKAIAPKSVKVEVRFHHGGFPYVTPTDSLEFKAASMALEESFGKKPVPTRGGGSIPIVALFEKELGIKSVLMGFGLDSDAIHSPNEHFGIFNFLKGIETIPLFYKHYTNLMAQKG, encoded by the coding sequence ATGAAATCTTATATCGAAGAAAATCAGGATAGATTTATTGCAGAATTAATAGAATGGCTTAAAATTCCTTCTGTAAGTACTGATGCAAGCAAAAAGCAAGACGTTCAGCATGCGGCAGAATTTGTAAAAAATAAGCTCTTAGAAGCTGGCGTAGATAAAGCAGAAGTGTGTCCCACAGCTGGACATCCGATTGTGTATGCTGAAAAAATTGTCAATCCAGCATTACCAACTGTATTAGTATATGGACATTATGATGTCCAGCCTGCTGACCCTTATGAACTTTGGAATTCTCCCCCATTTGAACCAGTCATCAAAAAAACCGAATTACACCCTCAAGGAGCTATTTTTGCTCGTGGGTCTTGTGATGACAAAGGACAAGTCTATATGCATGTAAAGGCCTTAGAAATGATGAATAAAATGAACAATATTCCTTGCAACCTAAAATTCATGATTGAAGGTGAAGAAGAATGTGGTTCTGATAATCTTGAGCCTTTTGTAAAAGCCAATAAAGAGCGTCTAAAAGCTGATGTAATTCTTATTTCTGATACAGGCATTATTGCCAACGATATTCCTTCAGTAGAAACCGGACTTCGTGGTTTGTGTTATTTAGAAGTAGAAGTAACAGGACCTAACAGAGACTTACACTCTGGGGTGTATGGTGGGGCTGTTGCTAATCCTATCAATACACTTTGTCAAATGATAGCCTCTCTGAAAGACGAAAAAGGAAGAATAACAATCCCAGAGTTTTATGATAAAGTGGTTGTACTAAGTGCAGAGGAGAGAGCTGAAATGGCAAAAACACCTTTTAGTTTAGAAGAATATAAAAAAGACTTGAATATTGATGATGTTTTTGGTGAAGATGGTTTTTCTACTATCGAAAGAACATCTGTACGTCCTACATTAGACGTAAATGGTATTTGGGGTGGTTATACCCAACCTGGAGCTAAAACTGTATTGCCCTCTAAGGCTTATGCCAAAATCAGTATGCGTTTAGTGCCTAATCAGCACCCAGATGAAATTAATGCATTATTTGAAAAACATTTTAAGGCTATTGCCCCTAAATCTGTAAAAGTAGAAGTTCGTTTTCATCATGGAGGTTTCCCTTATGTAACGCCTACAGATTCTTTGGAGTTTAAGGCTGCAAGCATGGCTTTAGAAGAGAGTTTTGGTAAAAAACCAGTTCCTACTCGTGGTGGTGGCAGTATTCCTATTGTAGCTCTTTTTGAGAAGGAATTAGGAATAAAATCTGTTTTGATGGGTTTTGGCTTAGATTCTGATGCAATCCATTCTCCAAACGAGCATTTTGGAATATTCAATTTTTTGAAAGGTATTGAGACTATTCCTCTTTTTTACAAGCATTATACAAATTTAATGGCTCAAAAAGGATAA